DNA sequence from the Penicillium psychrofluorescens genome assembly, chromosome: 3 genome:
AGATTTCCCTGGCGAATAGATATGAAATGAGATGAGATATTAATGCCATGTTTCTGTAGATTGGGCGGCTGAATCTCCTCACGCCGCAGCGTGTCAAGGCGTCTGTGGCGGAGATCTTGACgggggagatggtgagaCTTGAGTCCGTGCTGCCCTCTTACTCTTTCTACAGGGAAGAAAATGAGCGAGATAGGTACTAACACACGACACAGTCTCCCGCTCACAGTCCCTGAGAAGCCCGCGTTCAACCGCGAGACCTTCCACCATATTATCAAGTCGAATGTGCCGGACGTTATATACGACGATACCTACACTATGAACACGCAGAGCGGCACGCAGTGGGATGGTTTCAGGCATGTAAGTCTGACCTAGGTACCTAAGATATCATATAAGGTATCTATCATTTGCGGAGGGCCATACTAACCCGGATATCAACGGTGACTATCAGTTCGCACACATCGCTACAAAGACATTCTACAACGGGGTTAGTAGTTCCAATCAACCCAtcccaaaccaaaaaaaaaaaacaagactGAATAAAGGGGCCAAATAAACAGGCAAAAGGCAGCGACATAGTCGGTCCCACGAAAAACGACCGCTGCGGCATCCACCACTGGGCTCTCCACGGGATCGCCGGCCgcggcatcctcctcgactACTGGGGCTACGCAAACGCACACAACAAGGTCTACGACCCGTACAGCTCGCACGCAATAACCGTGTCCGAGCTACGCGCCTGCGCAAGCTGGCAAGGCCTCGACCTCCGGCCCGCCAGCGAAGGCGGGTCCATCCGCGTAGGCGACATCTTGCTCGTGCGGTCTGGGTTCGTGGCGCGGTATGGCCAGCTCAGCCCGGTCGAGCG
Encoded proteins:
- a CDS encoding uncharacterized protein (ID:PFLUO_004919-T1.cds;~source:funannotate) encodes the protein MSATSASTRLSALTKQVQNSPELSSANTQNPTQLPWDPNCAHFPLRKDLPRLPGAPEGAAWVWGENDQIGRLNLLTPQRVKASVAEILTGEMVRLDLPLTVPEKPAFNRETFHHIIKSNVPDVIYDDTYTMNTQSGTQWDGFRHGPNKQAKGSDIVGPTKNDRCGIHHWALHGIAGRGILLDYWGYANAHNKVYDPYSSHAITVSELRACASWQGLDLRPASEGGSIRVGDILLVRSGFVARYGQLSPVERYAAATRTHGDMCFAGVARGEDTKDFLHDSYFAAVAGDSPTFEVWPVTPGDDYLHQNLLALWGCPLGEMWDLERLAEMCRKRGNGVL